In Silene latifolia isolate original U9 population chromosome 6, ASM4854445v1, whole genome shotgun sequence, the genomic window cagcggagtcgccaaactgtggacagcgggccgcccacgggggcgcttgggagtgaagggggctcgaaaacaagcgtttgcattttgtatggagtcgccaccaatttttatgggaaattggaaccgttcgaatacctcgtgtcatgtcaagacacaaagtagtgacatgaacactaagcaatcgttacccttagcattctatgtctagaatgactctcgtggatgccaatgaacacgggtgctcacggagatctggagtaaggggtgagggtacgtattaggaagctcttttgatcgaacacctaatcccgcccgcctcgatagcggcctctactaatgattagggagtttattcgtacttgatatatcgtcggctatatgcatgcaatgcaacatcccatcattaatcctaacatgtgaaattagctaagtcggtgaacaattaattaggcaaacaattgggtcgaagtaggatttaatgttgattacatgtgaaaacatacaaacaataaaagggatacaataattataataaaggaaaatacattaattacattgagataggcgatttatgtcgaaaataccaacaaaacggataatttgagaaaacgaataaaagaataaaagaaataaataaaacaaattaacgaacagaagccaggtgataatacgaatattagttaattaatacatagactaaacaaactaggtcaaggcagaagaGGAGTTCGGGGGACGAAGTCGCCCTGGAACAGCGCAAGAGACATCActtgcgccctttggaagaggcgcgcagcgattCTTCGCGTCTGTCCAAGGACGAACTCGTCGTGAAGCCAAAAAGCGCAATTGTTAACGtttattggtgaatttaatggattgatttagattacttagtcggatgaaagtgatttctgattatttacatatgatttaAGGTCATAAAATAGCAAACACGATTAAGACGGATTATAAGACGGATtatttatgtgaagggtcgatgttaatgaatgattaaacaagcgaataattaactaaacatgatgaattaacgacggattaacaatgaacatgataaaaatatatcaacaatgaatcccttAAACCCAATacgaacgaattgaatccctaaaactcgaattgaacttaatgacgaaaacccgcaaatatgaattacttgggatttaagtcggattagatgaattaaacatgtgaatggatgatgaaatatatgatacaatatacatgctaattattatgattttatgacggagaattaacagatttaacaaacaaaacaaataaatttgatatgaattgcagaggacggaggaagaagaaaagaagcgaggaaGCTGgcggcctcacaaagaggcgcagcagtgctgcgctcctttgaagaggcgcagcagcgattctttgcgtcttttctcgacgtcatctcatcggaaatccgcaaaacgaggttttgaagacggttttagaaatcggttttaatgagtactttcgacataaaccttacaattgttatacaataattaaaaatacaataaacaaaaggaattatacaccctcagacttacatgttgacggaacgagaagaactaagaagatcgattagtgatgctcgacgcgaatgcaaggaaagagtgcctcgtaagaggaaaacgatttaacaaattgattaattagattgattgagtgtagtggtcaaattggtcggtcatgcaacggagaggctggtaccgggaaggatccgagcttacgtggtcgaaggttcaagcacgtaggcgccaattagtaagaacgaagtctagaatgcaaagggagaagagaagggcggacactcgcgtgagaaatatgaggaacgaaggctcctatttatactaatcacgtgaaggaatagggtttcggagactctttggaagtgaatctcggaaagatataaaaaagatacgtaaatcatgcaaagaagggcctgggaagaggcgcgcagccatcgcgtctcttggaagaggcgcaaagacttcttcgtctattcccgtgaggtttcctctgtttaagaaagatttccgtgtttaagttatggtaggacggatttattcgattatcttttgaatattacgggatattatttgccaaaagataaaatttgagaaatatggaatagaaatatccggaacattccgaacatttcgactcgggatttttaaatgctatcgagaaaatggagacggtttttgacccggactcgaatgtactctaattatcgccaaaacgaccgtatcggcacgtagatgacaactaagaggttgacattaatttttgagcaatcacttgacgataatcttacgaactgtcactaatcgttccgcggatcaaacatgcggcccaatcatcaccgggtggtttgcgaggggtgcagaaacgaggtgtctacaattaTAAATTGAcaatttattaatttttataataaGACTTATCTTACAAAGTTAACGAAATTTTTATTGCAAAAAACTTAGAGACAAATTTTATGCACCTCAAATAGGAAAGTATATAGGGGATTATATCAGAATAAGAAAGTATATAGGGAATTATCTAAATAGGGAATGCGTTTTAAGCGGGAAAAATTTGagcttttcttattcttttagtatatagaGATGGTATAACATACCATATTCTCTCACACATGACACAACCTTAAGATAAAGTGACCATTATAAGAAATTTTCAAAGTCGATATAGAGATAATTATTGCAGGACAGTTTTGTCTCTTCAAATAAACGTTAAATTGAAATATTTCGGAGTGTATATTTTGTGATTCGCGACTGAAATCATACAGAGTAATACTTCCTCTATTTTTATATGATCTACTCATTTATTGAATATATGAGTatagtattttaataaaatgggtagatcATATGAAAACGGAGAAAGTAATACACGGTTTGATGTGGTGGTTGCTCACATCGTTTCGATATGAAAACTTGTTATTTCAGTATTTTATGGAGAGAATTTCGAAATCCGGGATTTGTTAGCAATAGTTAAACTGTATTTTTATGGAAGGAAAAGTCTTGTTAATAATACAAAGTGGTCAACTAAGAGCAACCACCAAatcaaaccgtgtattataaacttcaatatatagttaaatttgagccgtttggcaGAAGGCCGTACCAAGTCGtgttttttttctcctggtttCTACCACGTATCCAGGGTCGTTTCAGGTAAAGGTGACAATTATTGACTCGACCCGAAAACACgatacgaacccgacacgaagttagcgggttagggtcaaGACGTTGTGActcatttaagtaattgggttgacacgaacacgacacgaaacttaaatgggtcgggttagggttgagctcttttgacacgaacccgacacgaataacctgcttatttaaaagtgtcaataatccaaccaaacaactTAAAATAAGTATTTTCATTCCTCGATTGTGGGATAATAGCCTTATAAAGCttgttttttttattagtttattgcgttaaacgggttaagtgggttaaaaatgactcgctaaaagataaatgggttaaacatgatctgctaaaagataaatgggttaaacaagtcgagttgggttatagaaaaattaaatgggttgggttagggttgagacaaatgacccgtttatgtaattgggtcgggttagggttgaggtagtggtgacccgtttaaagttgacatgaacacgaacacgacacgacctgATCTGTTTGCTAGGTCTAGTTTCAGGAGTTAGTCAGTTCAATTTGAGTACCAAATAAGAAGGACTGGTTTATCGCACAACGACTTGAGAAACTATTGTACGTGTGATTTACGAaaatttttgttccgggaactTAAAattccgaaaaccgtgtattatatatatacactccTTTTTTAGGAGTTCGGAATGTTGTATCGGACAATATTTCTTTTTGTCCCGCTTTTACTAGCACGTTTTCGGGGTCGTTTCAAGAGTtaccctattcaatttcagcctcgaATAAGAAGTACTAAACCATTTTTTAACGAGTATCCGATTTCCGCCCGAGACTGGTTTATCGCACACCGACAGCCTCAAATGTCATCTGTTTCGCCTCAAAAGTTTGGACGCCGCTTTGTCTGACTCGAGAAACCGTCCGTGTGATTTACGAatatttttgttccgggaacctaaaatcccgaaaaccgtgtattatacatttcaatttgagccgttccggAGGCGGTATCGGGTCGTGCTTTTTTTCTCCCGGGTTTTCTACCACGTGGCAATGATCGTGCTAGGAGTTACCCTAATCGATTACAGtctcaaataacaagtattaaaacATTTTTAACGAATCTCCAATTTCCGCCAAAGACCGGTTTATCGCACACCGTCAGCCTCAAATGTCCACTGTTGCTCGTAAAATTTTGTGAGGACGCTTTGTTTGACCCAAGAAATCACATAtgtgatttacggacattttAGTTCCGGGACCTTAAAATCCCGaaaacgtgtattatatacttcaatttgaaccgttcgaaAGGCCGTTTCGTGTCGTGTTTCAACTACGTGTCCAGGGTCGCTTCAGGAGGTGCATTAGTCAATTTCAGCTCCAAATAAATTGTAATAAACTATTTTTTACGAGTATTCGATTTTCGTCTCTCACTTTATTATCGCACACCGCCAACCTTAAATTAAATGTCATCCTATCCCCGATTCCTCAAAAATTGTGAGGCCATTTTTATTTGACACGAGAAACCGTCTTTGCATTTTATGGAcatttttgttctgggacccttgaataccgaaaaccgtgtattatatacttcaagatACAGTTCAATTGAGCCGTTCCGGAGGCTGTATCATGTCGCGtctctttttctcccgatttttctaccACGTTTCCGGGGTCTCTTTAGGAATTACCTTATTCAATTTtagccaaaaataaaatttatttaaccatttTCTAACAATTATCTTATTTCCGCCAAGACTTGTTTATTGAACACCGTCAGCCTCTAATATCCGCTATTCTTTCATAAATTTGTGAGTTCGCTTAATCTGACCCGAAAATCGTCCTTACGATTAAAAGACATTTTTTTTCGAGACTCTCAAGTTCCAAAAACaatatattatacacttcaattacccatttacacttcaatttgagtagtTTGAGAGGCTATACCAGGCATTAAACCATTTTTTACGAGTATTCGATTTTTTTTAGACGAAAATGGCCCGTCTTAAGAGGTACTTACTCATTTTTATTTAAGATGGGTATATTCGTCTTAAATATAAAACGTGTAAGTAGTTCGAATAAGCAAAAGCAGATTGCATATGGAAAAACAACACCGGGCCGTTGTCTTATATACACAACTATACAAGTGGGGATGATACTTAACTTCAATGGACGGTTACACCGTTGTCCTCAGCTTAGCCACATATTATAAAACCCCACGACAAATTCAGCATACATGGTGTACCTGTAACTCTATAACATTATATTTCAAGAAATTTCTCCCTCCACAATgtcaaccaccaccactacaacGAAGCCGCTTCTAAATCCAGCTAACGATCAACGCCATTTTACTCAACATGGCGAGTTTACTCCGGCAGACGACTTTCTCGGATCCTTGTACATAGTCCTTGACTTAATATGGAGGACGCTTATCTTATCGGTCGCAGTCGTGGTAGTGGTGCTGAGCAAAGACGTCACGACGACGGTTCCGCTGAGGGTGTGGGTTATTGGATATGCAGCTCTGCGTGTTCTTCATATGATTTATGCGTGCATCAATTATTGGCGTTGGAGAGAGGCCACCAAGGCCTTGTTTCGCCCGTTTGATGCCCTTAACTCGAGGTTTCATTCTTTTCCTTTTTGCTTTCGTTTATTCTATTTGGTTTAATCTGGATTCGACTCAAAAAGTGTTGTGGTTTCTGAGTTCGTCATCGCTAATTTTGAATTATTCCAAGGAAAATTGAGTTTTATGGTAATGAAGCTAGAGCCGTTCAACGGTGCGGGCCAGCTCGCCCCAACCTGCATTAGTGGGCCGGTTTTTTAGCCCAACCCAGCCCGCCCCTCTACCCGGGCCGGGCTAGTGCCCCAAATTTACGGGCCCAATCGACCAACTTGGCcctttaaaaattcaaaaaacactATATAGGCTGGGCTCGGGCTAGGCATTATGGAGCCCAGCCCAGCCCAGCCTAGTGTACACCTCTAAAGGCCTAAATGAAGCTATGCAATTCACTTTTGCAAGTTTCGAGTTTTGAATAGCTATCCGCCAATTAGAAATGAGTAAATGCCAATTAAGCTAGAGGCCTGAGTTGCATCCACACTTCAAGCCCAACTGAAATTCTTGTGTGAGGGGCGTGTTAGAAAATAAAACCGATCATGAGACTCCAATCATCATCttaaatttttggttgaaatggTTTCTTGACAATTTCACACTACTAATCTTCGGTTTTTTTTTTAAGATGACACGATAATTTGGTAAAATGTTCGGTTATCTAGAGTTCAAACACAGATTAGAATCAGATACGAGTAATCGGAACTGCCCGATCAGCAACATACCTCAATTAATTTCATTCTTGATTTGCTTAGGCACACGGTACTGGACCGTATTACAAATTGTCTTCAATTAGTAAAATCAGTGCTCAATGTGATTTGGTGGATAATTGGAGCATATTGGATGTTCTATGGTGGCCAAATGCTAGCATACGATGCACCAAAACTATTCTGGTAATTTAATTTCTTCGTCTTTTCGTTGTTAGTCGCTTTCATTTGAATTATCTTTTGCGTACCACTGTACCGTCTTCTGTTTCTAAAGACAGGACGGACTTTATTTTCACAGGTTCACTGCAATATTCTTGGCACTTGATCTGTTCTACGTTTCTATTTTCGTCTGCACGTCATGCATCGATTATGGAGCTGCGCTACTGTAGGCTCCTGTGCATAATATCGTTTCCAATATGTAATGTATTGATTCAGGTAGCTAGCTATATCGATCTTGCTTGTAATAATCTTTAATTGTTATTAAGCGGGTGAAAAAACCCGATTTCTTGTTTTTTATTAATCtgcagaaaaaaaaaataatatgacATTTGATTCTCTTGTGGAGCCTGTAGAAGAGCGTCTCGAAGTGGTCCTTACTCCCTTGAGACCAAACTCGGGTGGTGCGAATGTTGTATAACTCATCTTATGAGCATACAAATGACATCTGATAACTTTAATTGAGATGCAACAATAATTGTTTTAGCTGAGTTACGAGAATCTTCTAATTTTAATCGTTTAGGAGTTATGACGGCTATAATAAGTATAGTCATCTACAAGAATGTCGAGAACTCGCATCCCCTCATTGAGTTTTATTAGTAAAAGTAAGTGATGGGGCAAAGATATTCCGCATCAACGACCAAATCAACATATGAGAAGcgagtcaaagatatccacaaagaaagtcaacgacttagacaaacctCACCGACGCTCTCTCGTCGACTGTCACTTGGGTCCCGCAAAGATCCGGCCAAAtgggcacacatccgcgtactcatatccaagaccctcggtcCGCCATAGGTCCATCtacgagggtagaacggtctttccaccgctagccacttggctactacgtgacaaaaggtgaaagtctataaatactcctcaaccctcattgaggaaatgatccacaagttaacctaagaatcactattcatctggtaatatcttccttatctctacAATATATCCTTAGCCAAGTACTAACAACTTATCCCATTAAGTTCACCGACTGgaagcgtcggagtgagtacgctggcataaagccaagccctcgcctcgttcattgttgcagagaggccgagaggaacgatagagacgtgaggaatccaactcgagacatcattctacaagccacgggtggtaacaatacttgctctggaattacacccggaacaattggcgccgtctatggggaggtttacaccgacggctcctccacgaccaacagctcaggagccggcatccttatcatcagcccaaacggggacgagtttgagtatgccttgaaattcaccttctcggcctcgaacaacgaatccgaatacgaggcggtgataaccggagtcgagctagctaggggcCGGGAGCGAGAACACAtcgtgttgaagacagactcactgttggttactaaccaaatcagaggggagtttgaggctcgggacgacggaatggtaaggtacctggaaagggtaaaggACGACATAGCGagattgaaatctttccaaatccaatgcgttcccagatctgagaacaaccgggccgacgctctctcaaaacttgccagttcaaccatcaagaatatcagccgaaccgtgctagtGGACATCAGGaccgctaaaagcatcactgacgcACTCTGCACGGTGGGCAACATCGAGGCCGTGACCACGTGGATGACtcccataatgaaatacaaacttgcaaatgagttgccggaggaccgcaatctctcggccaagataaaggggatcgccgccaggtacttgttgtttgaaggagaattatacagaaggtccgtaataagaccacttttgaaatgcgtaggcccagccgacgca contains:
- the LOC141586060 gene encoding E3 ubiquitin-protein ligase At1g12760-like, giving the protein MSTTTTTTKPLLNPANDQRHFTQHGEFTPADDFLGSLYIVLDLIWRTLILSVAVVVVVLSKDVTTTVPLRVWVIGYAALRVLHMIYACINYWRWREATKALFRPFDALNSRHTVLDRITNCLQLVKSVLNVIWWIIGAYWMFYGGQMLAYDAPKLFWFTAIFLALDLFYVSIFVCTSCIDYGAALL